From the Theobroma cacao cultivar B97-61/B2 chromosome 2, Criollo_cocoa_genome_V2, whole genome shotgun sequence genome, one window contains:
- the LOC18607259 gene encoding CASP-like protein 5C1 has translation MNEVPGSVGTSAGFSLRLAQALFSSASLLFMSLGVEFYSYTAFCYLVTIMGLVIPWSFTLALVDGYSVLVKCPVRQPGILLIIAAGDWVLSVLTLAAACSTASVVDLLLHSGGPYCPPKCCSRYQLSAAMAFLTWFLSLASALLNLWVLPSL, from the exons ATGAATGAGGTACCTGGCTCTGTGGGCACTAGTGCTGGCTTTTCTCTGAGATTGGCACAGGCCCTTTTTTCTTCTGCTTCTCTTCTCTTCATGTCTTTGGGAGTTGAGTTCTACAGCTACACTGCTTTCTG CTATTTGGTAACAATCATGGGCTTGGTCATTCCATGGAGTTTCACGTTGGCGTTGGTAGATGGGTACTCTGTTCTGGTCAAATGCCCTGTTCGTCAGCCTGGAATATTGCTCATAATTGCTGCGGGAGACTGG GTTTTATCAGTTCTCACACTAGCCGCAGCATGCTCCACGGCTAGCGTTGTGGATCTCCTCCTCCACTCAGGCGGGCCCTATTGCCCGCCAAAGTGTTGCAGCAGATACCAACTGTCTGCCGCCATGGCTTTTCTCACTTGGTTTCTGTCTTTGGCTTCAGCTCTTCTCAATCTCTGGGTGCTCCCCTCCTTATAA
- the LOC18607260 gene encoding pentatricopeptide repeat-containing protein At2g15980, with translation MAILLKPHVKTPRLLLSLASFSFSSSYSTPSPPSSDQPDPIATVTSILTHHRSKSRWSTILTLFPSGFTPSQFSQITLQLKNNPHLALRFFLFTEQKSLCNHNLSSYSTIIHILSRARLKTRARELIRVAIRTPGMENEPTYLKLFELLVKTYNECGSAPFVFDLFVKSCLQMKKLDGSIEIVRMLMSRGISPQLSTCNALIGEVSKCRGAKRGYEVYKEVFGVGNGERESNVKRVLKVRPNVHTFNALMLCFYREGLLEKVEEVWSEMESLGCVANGYSYSVLMAALCEEGKVREAEELWEEMRVQGLEPDIVAYNTMIGGFCKHGEIMRAEELYREMGLNGIQATCVTYENLINGYCKVADIYSAMLIYKDMCRKGFKPQGLTVEALVRGLCDKGRVLEALETMRVAVRVLGVYPSGKSYVFLIKGLCEERKMEEALKLQAEMVGKGFKPDPEIYDIFIDGYLRQGNEKMVTMLRKEVIETQKEQEKN, from the coding sequence ATGGCAATCCTCCTTAAACCCCATGTCAAAACCCCAAGACTTCTCCTTTCCCTTGCTTCCTTCTCCTTCTCGTCCTCCTACTCCACCCCCTCGCCTCCATCGTCAGATCAACCAGATCCAATTGCCACCGTGACATCCATCCTCACCCACCACCGCTCCAAATCACGTTGGTCCACCATCCTCACTCTGTTCCCCTCCGGCTTCACCCCCTCCCAATTTTCCCAAATTACTCTCCAACTCAAAAACAATCCCCACCTTGCCCTCCGCTTCTTCCTCTTCACCGAACAAAAATCCCTCTGCAACCACAACCTCTCCTCCTATTCTACCATAATTCACATCCTCTCTCGTGCCCGCCTCAAAACCCGTGCCCGGGAACTCATTCGGGTCGCAATTCGGACGCCAGGTATGGAAAATGAACCCACCTATTTGAAACTATTTGAATTGTTGGTTAAAACTTATAATGAATGTGGTTCTGccccttttgtttttgatttgtttgtGAAATCTTGTTTGCAAATGAAAAAACTTGATGGGTCTATTGAGATTGTTAGAATGTTAATGTCTAGAGGGATTAGCCCTCAGCTTAGTACTTGTAATGCTCTTATTGGGGAGGTTTCGAAATGTAGAGGAGCCAAAAGGGGATATGAGGTTTATAAAGAGGTTTTTGGAGTAGGGAATGGTGAGAGAGAAAGTAACGTAAAAAGGGTTTTAAAGGTTCGACCAAATGTGCATACTTTTAATGCTTTGATGCTATGTTTTTATCGTGAAGGGTTGCTGGAGAAAGTGGAGGAGGTTTGGAGTGAAATGGAGAGTTTAGGGTGTGTGGCGAATGGTTATAGTTATAGTGTTTTGATGGCAGCATTATGTGAGGAAGGAAAGGTGAGAGAAGCAGAGGAGTTATGGGAGGAAATGAGAGTTCAGGGATTGGAGCCTGATATTGTGGCTTATAATACTATGATTGGTGGATTTTGTAAACATGGAGAGATTATGAGAGCTGAGGAGTTGTATAGAGAAATGGGATTGAATGGAATACAGGCTACTTGTGTTACTTATGAGAATCTTATTAATGGATATTGTAAAGTTGCAGATATTTATTCAGCAATGTTGATATACAAGGACATGTGTAGGAAAGGTTTTAAACCACAGGGTTTAACTGTTGAAGCATTGGTTAGAGGACTTTGTGATAAAGGTAGGGTCCTTGAAGCTTTGGAGACAATGAGGGTGGCAGTGAGAGTACTTGGTGTTTATCCGTCAGGGAAAAGCTATGTGTTTCTGATAAAAGGTTTGTGTGAGGagagaaaaatggaagaagCATTAAAGCTTCAAGCTGAGATGGTGGGGAAGGGGTTTAAGCCAGATCCAGagatatatgatatttttattgatggTTATTTGAGACAAGGAAACGAGAAAATGGTAACAATGCTGAGAAAGGAGGTGATAGAAACTCAAAAAGAGCAGGAAAAGAATTAG